From Rhinoraja longicauda isolate Sanriku21f chromosome 24, sRhiLon1.1, whole genome shotgun sequence, one genomic window encodes:
- the LOC144605158 gene encoding acidic mammalian chitinase-like: MAKLLLGTAVVLLACLQLGTAYRLVCYFTNWAQYRPGEGKYMPQSVDPCLCTHIIYAFAGMKSNQIAIYEWNDPKLYQEINSLKNKNSNLKTLLSIGGWNFGTQKFTAMVASSGTRQIFIKSVIAFLRGYGFDGLDIDWEYPGSRGSPPVDKHLYTVLAQELMAAFEAEGKSAGKPRLLLSAAVAGGKSNIDTGYEVPELGKVVDFFNVMTYDFYGPWSHVTGENSPLYPLPNDKDYTNIYFNVEYAMNYWKSKGAPVDKLNVGFPTYGHTFRLTSSSTAVGAPAGGAGPAGKYTRQAGFLAYYEICGFLNGATQEWNAPQVTPYTFKDSIWVGYDNIKSFGDKVEWLKKNNFGGAMVWDLALDDFSGAFCHQGPYPLINTLHTGLDITGACVPSKTTLKPAVPPTDAPSGGGGGGGGGSGGGSSGGSGFCTGKANGIFPDPKDKTKFYQCANGRTYLETCATGLVFDPSCKCCNWP; the protein is encoded by the exons ATGGCAAAGCTACTTCTTGGAACAG CCGTGGTCTTACTGGCCTGCCTGCAACTGG GCACTGCCTACAGGCTGGTGTGTTACTTCACTAACTGGGCGCAGTACAGACCAGGAGAGGGTAAATACATGCCCCAAAGTGTGGACCCTTGTCTCTGCACACACATCATCTACGCCTTCGCTGGAATGAAGAGCAATCAGATCGCCATCTACGAATGGAACGACCCAAAACTCTACCAGGAGATCAACAGCCTTAAGAACAA GAATTCAAACCTCAAGACTCTGCTGTCCATTGGAGGCTGGAACTTTGGCACCCAGaa ATTCACCGCCATGGTTGCCTCATCAGGAACTCGGCAAATCTTCATCAAGTCAGTCATCGCCTTCCTGAGAGGGTACGGCTTTGATGGTCTGGACATCGACTGGGAATATCCTGGGTCTCGAGGAAGTCCTCCTGTTGACAAGCATCTGTACACTGTCCTGGCACAG GAGCTGATGGCTGCCTTCGAGGCCGAGGGGAAAAGCGCAGGAAAGCCACGACTGCTGCTCTCAGCTGCCGTTGCTGGTGGAAAGAGCAACATCGATACTGGCTACGAGGTTCCTGAGCTCGGCAA GGTAGTTGACTTCTTCAACGTGATGACCTACGATTTCTATGGTCCCTGGAGCCACGTTACTGGAGAGAACAGCCCCCTGTATCCCCTGCCTAATGACAAGGATTACACCAACATCTACTTCAATGTG GAATACGCCATGAACTACTGGAAGAGCAAGGGGGCTCCAGTGGACAAGTTGAACGTGGGCTTCCCCACCTACGGACACACCTTCAGACTGACCTCGTCCAGCACCGCCGTGGGTGCCCCAGCAGGAGGCGCCGGTCCAGCCGGCAAATACACCCGCCAAGCTGGCTTCCTGGCCTACTATGAG ATCTGTGGCTTCCTGAATGGTGCCACCCAGGAATGGAATGCCCCACAGGTCACCCCATACACCTTCAAGGACAGCATATGGGTCGGCTATGACAACATCAAGAGCTTCGGAGACAAG GTTGAGTGGCTGAAGAAGAACAACTTTGGAGGAGCTATGGTGTGGGATCTGGCTCTGGATGACTTCTCTGGTGCCTTCTGTCACCAGGGACCCTACCCCCTCATCAACACTCTGCACACTGGCCTTGACATTACTGGag CTTGCGTCCCATCCAAGACAACATTGAAGCCAGCGGTTCCACCTACTGATGCTCctagtggtggtggaggtggaggtggtggtggcagtggtggtggaagcagtggAGGCAGTGGCTTCTGTACGGGCAAAGCGAACGGTATCTTCCCCGATCCCAAGGACAAGACCAAGTTCTACCAGTGCGCCAATGGACGCACCTACCTGGAGACCTGTGCCACTGGATTAGTCTTTGATCCATCCTGTAAATGTTGCAACTGGCCTTAG